The Hordeum vulgare subsp. vulgare chromosome 7H, MorexV3_pseudomolecules_assembly, whole genome shotgun sequence DNA window ATTGTCTTCTTACCAAAAATGCATTGCAACTATTCACATGTTTGCATATGGAATTCCCGGTGATATTGTGGACCAGTATGTCCGTATGAGTGAGTCCACATGTCTCCAATCAATGTACACTTTCTGCAAGGCCGTGGTGGTTGTGTTTGGCCCTGAATACGTGCGAGGGCCAATTGTCGTTGGTACTGAGAGGTTTTTGGCATTCAATGCCGAGAGGGGTTTTCCAGGCATGCTTGGTAGTATCAGTTGTATGCACTAGAAGTTGTAGAACTGTCCATTTCCTTGGCACGGGCAATACAAGGGGCATGTGAAAGGTGTTATTGTCATACTTGAAGCGGTGGCTTCACAAGATCTATGGATATGACATTCTTTCTTCGGCATGGTTGGTTCTCATAATGATATCAATGTTCTTCAGTGGTCTCGAGTATTTGCACGGCTTGCAGAAGGCCACTCCCCGAACGTCAACTTTGAGGTCAATTGCCTCTAATACAATAAGGGATATTACCTAGATGATGGTATCTATCCTCAGTGGTCCACTCTTGTGAAGACCATACCCAATCCGCAAGGAGAGAAGAGACAAAGGTTTCCCCAAATGCaggagagtgctaggaaggatgtggagCGTGCTTTCGGTGTGCTTTAGTCTCGATGTGGTATCGTTTGAAACCCTATATTGACATGGAGCACGGAGAAGCtttgggaggtgatgactgcttgtaTGACCATGCACACTATGATCATGGAGGATGAGCGTGATGATAGCAGCTACGACCAATGGTTTGATTTTCAGGGTAAAAATGTTGAGCCTGAGCAGGCATTTCCTGCAACCGCCGAACAGTTTGTTCATTTTCATCGTGAACTAGGCGATTGGCATAATCATGTCCAACTTCAGAATGACTTGGTTGAGCACATGTGGACTCACATTGGCAACCAGTAAATCTACCGGTTTAATTTTTTTCATTAAAAAAATTATTATTGAGTTGTAAGAGTATTTGATATTGTGTTTATTTTGATTTGATTGTAATAATACTCTTTCGGATGTGGAACCATTTGCTATGTTTGCTTTGGACTATTTGCTAATCTCGAACGGACGAGATGCATCTAAAATGAGGTCATGCGTTGGGTGCACGACCGGCTCATCCATAAATCTGGACAGACATGACCCATTGCCGTCTCAAACGGACTAAAAGCGGACGGAACAGACGTCTGTTTGTGGTCATGTATTGGAGTTggccttagagcaactccaaccgcgTGACCCAAACGGACGCGGGCTTTGTCCGTGTTTTGTCCATTAGGGTCAGTTCGTCCGCCCTATTTTGCAAATGGGTCGGCCGTGCATCGAACTGGGCGACCCATTTTTCGTCCGCGCGACAAGCTTGCGGCCATTTTTGATCGCCTTGATAAATATCACATAAAATTAAATTTATTTCTATATTAGTAAATGTTTAATACAAAACATTACATAGTTCGTGAACTATAAAAAATATCTCATAGTTTAACATCAAATTATCTCAAAtacatttaaaataaaaaaattgccgATACATCTACTGGTTGCCGACATGAATGCACATATGCTCAACAAAATCATTTTGTAGCTGCATGTGAGTATCCTAATCACACATCTTATGATGAAACTCGACGAACTGTGCAAACATTGCCTCTCCTCCATGCTCAGGCACAACATTGTCACCGTGAAACTCAAACCTTTGATCACAGAGACGTTCTGGGCGCTCATCCCTtacgatcatgttgtgcacaatcACACAACCTATCATCACCTCCCACAACTTTTTCATGCTCCAAGTTCTAGCAGGATACCGAACAATGTCCCATCGAGATTGAAGAACGCAAAAGGCGCACTCTACATCCTTTCTaacactctcttgctcttgggaaaatatctttctcttctcttttacAGGGTTGAAGATTGTTTTCACAAGAGTAGACCTACGTGGATAGATACCGTCAGCTAGATAGTATCCATTGGTGTACTATTGGCCATTGATCTAAACATTGACCTCTGGGCAATTGCCTTCTGCCATCCTAGCAAACACTAGAGAGCGCTAGAGCATATTAATATCGTTGTGAGATCCGGCCATGCCGAACAAAGCGTGCCAAATCCAAAGATCTTGGGAAGCCACGGCCTCAAGTATGGGAGTGCAAGCTCGTACATGGTCCTTATACTGCACTTGCCAAGAACAAGGGCAGTTTTTCCACTTTGAGTGCATATAATTTATGCTACGAAGCATCCCCGGGAACACCCTACTGGCATTCATCGACAATAATTGTGTTGTATCGGTAGTTgttggctctctcaagtactctgGCCCAAACACAACTATGACAACCCCGCAGAATCTATATATGGACTCAAGGAGGTGGACTCACTCATCCGGACATACTCATCAATGAGATCGGCGGGGACTCCATATGCAAGTATCCGAATGGCAGCAGTGCATTTTTGATAAGAGAAGAAGCCAATCTTTCCAAGGGCATCCGTCTTGCACTCGAAATAGTTATTGTACTCAACCACCCCCTCTTGAATACGGTTGAAAACACGTCTAGTCATTCGAAAAACGGCGACGGAACAAGTGATGTTTGAAGAGCGAATTTGGGTCTCGAAGTAGTCTTCCCCTAGTAGGAAATGACCACTCTCCCGGTTGCGATTCAGTGCCGGCGTGTGCCTCGGCATGGAGCCCTTAAACTGTGGCCACTCCATACTTATGTGGTCATGGACGACCAACGTAGCCGCCACCATCTCCTCCTCATCAAATGAAGAATCATCCGAACCCAAAAGAACGTTGTAGAAAAAAAATACTCATCATCAGAATCCATTTGTACCTTGGGCAAAGCATCGAACACCTTCCGAGTGTTGTGGAAGACTCCGGCCCAAGAGAAGCCTCAGGTCCCACCGAGAGAAAGTGGCGGagctgggcggcggcggcgggggacgaGGTTGTCGGGAGGGTGAGTCCGCGGGGCGGATGGTTGGCGAAAGTGGGCGGCGAGGGGTGGGAGACGGGGGGCTGGCAGGTGATTtggaggcgaaggaggaagaggagaacggTGTACGTGCAACCGACTGGCGGGCCAGAGGGAAGAGAAGGGTGGGCGATACAGACGTATGCTTTTTGTCCCTGACGATGCAAATGCCACCCAAATTTAGGTCTGGAATGAGACGAAAAATGGACACGCGTTCGTTTCGATCGACGCGTTGGACCGACTTTTGTGTCCGCGGCTATTCAAACGAACACGAAACCAACGAAATGGATTGCATGGTTAAAGTTGCTCTTAGTGCCACAACAtgttatcattatgttgttttaACCGGAAAGAGAATCAGATAAAGGTTTCCGgcaacaaaaaagaagaagagagaatcGGATAAAGGTAATGCCCACGTCCATGAGCGGCACATGCGCCGCGTGTTCATGAATGCAAGCTTGAAACCAATCGATCAATCGATACGCATTACATGCGCGCACTAGAGTCGCATGAGTTACACTTACTGCCAGCACTAGTACGCGAGCGAACGGGAACCCCGTGACGCGGCGTCCACGTCGGGCATGTGGGCCCGCGACGGCGTCCACGTcggcaccctctctccctccctccgtttcaaatttTTCCTTCCGTTCTCCGGTTGGCCGCGCCCCGTGCGTATATATAACAGGCTCCCTCCTCTCGCTGGCtccgaggaattcttcttgcggATGCGATAGCCGGCGAACTGACCCGTCCCGGAGGCGAGAGTTTCTCTCCTCGACGCCGGATTGGTCCCTTCCCGGAATCGGGGAGAGTTTTTGTACCGGGGGTGTCATTTCCGGGGAACGCGCCACAGGTGCTCGACGGAATTCCGACATGCCGAGCGGGGGCAGGCGGCTGCCTCCATGGACGTCGCCGAGGGGCGTGGCAGAGGCGGTACCTCAGAGGTGGAGCCCCTCCCCGGCTGGCGCTGCTGGTTCCGGGAACCATGTCAGTCCGCCCATGAGCGCCGGCTGCTGCTCCTACCACGTCACCCTGCCGGTTAGCAGCGGCGGGTGCTCCCGGCCGCCGAGGGCGCCCAAGGCGGTCGATTCCCCGTACTTGAGGGCGAAGCAGGCGCAGGTAATACGATCGATCACCACCATCAGGTGCAATTTCTTCCTCTTCAGGGTCCAAAATTGGGCGCTATATCTATCTGGTTCTGGCCATTACCAATCGGGCTGGCCAAATGGATGGAATTCTTCAGGACAATTCATTGAATTTTGTCAATAAGTATCCATCATCGACCTGAGTCAATTCATTGAATTTTGTCTTCAATGAACCTATCATTGTTCTGTTACTTGCATTGTAATGGTATTCTGCAATAACTGCAGCTTGCTGAATCTCGTGAGATGCTAAATTCACCGAATCCTCGAGTAGTGTATGGGAGAGAAGGATGCAGTAGCTTTGAAGCTTATTATTTTTCCAATAAAAAACATTATATGGCTGTTTCACACCATCTTCAGTTGTATCAGGGTATCTGTTAACTGCACAAAAATAGAGAAATATGAAAGTAGGCTCCTTGGCATAAATAATAATTTTGCAAAATAGCCTAAAGTGGCACGAAAGTATTGCCCTGCTACATTTGTCTAGGTGAGCAGGTGTTCTATTACACTATTACCGGTAGTCTCTGTTGTATCAAAAGATTATATCGAAACGGTTTGGCAAGATCTGATAGTGTACTGCACTATGTTTGTGTCTCACTAGTAGTTGTAACAAGTGCTCATTCTGCCTGATGGTCTGAAATGCTTCTGTGCATTACCTGCGTTTACACAGTGTATATTTTCTCCTATCTGTGGCACTTGCAGACTTGTGaatcaatcaagatacatttacaATCTTGATCGTAAAAGCTTTCGTAAGATAAGCTTGTGTTTCTCTGTTTCCTCACTTTGCTTCTATTATTCCAGTTAATTGAAAAGGATCCAAACAAGGCAGTTCCATTGTTCTGGGCAGCTATTAACAGTGGTGAACGAATTGAGAGTGCACTGAAGGATATGGCTACTGTACTGAAACAAGCAAATCGGGCTGAAGAAGCCATCGAAGCGATAAGATCCTTCCGTGACCGTTGTCCGAATGAAGCTCAGGAGTCTCTTGACAATATTCTTCTTGACCTATACAAGGTCTCTCGGTCCTGTAAATTTACATATATAAGCTAAACCTTTCTTCCGAAGCCCACTTTTGCGGTTTGAGTACACTAGTAGATCCTGAACACATTTAATATATTGCGCAAACCTATACAAAGAAGTCATCAGCTAATAATAAACCCATAACGGGTTTGTGTATGAATAGTTAGCCAAGTATTGATAAAAATCTTATCCGTGTTAAACCAGAAATGCGGTAGGACAAAAGAACAGATCGAAATGCTGACAGTGAAGCTGAGAATGGTTGATGAAGATCTAGCTTCTGGCCGGTGGAAAGCAAAGCTGTCTAAATCTCATGGAAGAGTAGTCTATCTCTATCTGAGGGATGAAAAGGCAAGGTATTAAAATTATTTTGTACATCTTCATTTGTCGCGCAAACGCCATTCTAAGGCCCTGCTTTGTCATGAAGGTTGTTGGGTAACCTCGCCTGGGCCTATATGCAGTCAGAAAACTATGAGGAGGCTgaaatgctctacaggtatatctatGTTGGTGATGGACTTATTAAGCTGATATGGATTATGTTAGGCATGATCGTATTCTCTTGAAATTCTCAATCCTTTTTCTGGTGCTATTTGTAAGAATAAGCAATTATATTGGCACCATTGTACCTCCTCCGTTCAAATATACACACACCCTCGGATTTTGAGCCTAAATTTGGCCATGAATTTTACTAATAAAATATGAATTATGTCACTAAAAGTATATCATTGGATTCATATCCGAAAGAAGTTTCCAACGATATAACTTTTATGGCATACAACTCTTATTTTGTTAGTCAAATTTAGGCTTGAAATTTGAGGGGGGCTTTTATATTTGACGGGGGGAGTAGTTTCTCAGTCCGCATCAAGGATGCAGAAATGACTGTTCTGAGCACTGATACTAGTTGAATTGGACTCTGCTTCTCTGTCATAACCTCATGCATCATTTGCAGTAAATCCCATTCAACGAAATCCAGCTGCTACTGACTTGGTGTTTGTCACTTGCAGGCAAGCTCTTGCTATGGAAGCTGATTATAACAAAGAGTGTAATTTAGGCATCTGCTTGATGAAGATGGGAAAGGTAGCTGAAGCTAAATACCTTCTCCAACCTATACCTTACAACTGCAATGATGAAAACCATGTGAAATCTTTTGCACGGGCTACTGAAATGCTTAGGGAACTTGAGTCACAAGCACTCCCTTCTCCCGTAACTCAGATGAAGTCTAAAGATTCACAGATTTTACTTGCTGCTGATGTGGAGAGTCTTGAATATCCACATCCACAAATATTCTCTAGTTCTTCAGCTCAACTGAATTATGAAGAACTGCAAGCTTCAGTTTTGGTGGATACAGAGAAGAGTGAGGATTGTAACTCACAAGCGCTTCCATCTCCAATAACTCAGTTGATGCGTAAAGGACCACAAATCATGGTTGCTACTGATGGAGagaagaatggacaaaatctgcaggAGTACCATGATCTTTCAAGACTGTTCAATGATGCTGCCACACCACAGTCTCAACTCGAGAAACTACGAAAGCGGCTGGTAAGAAAGGACAGACCAAATATCAGCACACAGAATCATGTTCAAACTCCTAGCTCAGCTGAATGCCTGCCAAACACTAATGGCATCATCGATGCTAGTGAGAATCCTGTGCAAGAGGGGAAGTGTttggttgatggtgatagaaaAATGTGGTCTGACATAGTGGAGGAGGATGAACAGCAACTGGGGCGCGATTGCAAGAACACTACGtcacatggtgggagcagcaaggATGCAAGTGAGCAGAGGAATAAAACATCATCATCTTCTCAAGGAGGAAGCAGCAGCCTCAAAACCCCTGTTGCAAGTGTTCGGCTACAAAGTTCATCTGCAGGTTCATGGAGACGCAATGACTCCAGAATCTCGGCGGATGAGAACGTGAACCGGAATTTCGTCAGGACAGCTCCAGCATGGAAGCAGCAGAAGGTTCATGATCACAGCAATCAAGTCTGTCAAATGCTCAACAGGATGCATCTCAACGAGAAAGCTCAAGGCACCAAGCAAACACCATGGAGAAGCAGTACAGCTCAGCGTTCACTTTTCCACGGTCATGTACCGTTCGGTGACAATGGACACTCTCAGGGTGCCAATCACACCGAGGCCGCTAGCCGCTGGCCTAAGAACGCGGGGAGCACAAGACCGTGGAGGCCGCAGAACCGTTTGCGGGTCTTCCAGGAAATCACAAATGAGATGAAGCAAAATGTTGCATAGCTTCATCTTTATTCTTCACTCGCTGTACTATTAGTAAGTACTCCATATTGTTGTTATTACTATCTCTGGTGGAGTAGTTGTTGTTTGCCACCAGAGATGAGAAGAGCATTAGCATTGGAGTACCGACGGGCTCGAAGCAATCAATGCAATAATCATGTAGAGTTAAGGAACTCCACTGAATATCGTCAATGGTCCATATCATTCTTAGGCCttgtttgtttcataagtccatggacttttttaagtcccaacttataagtcataagtccctacctgtttgtttacagagacttataagtcccgagttcctacatgtttgtttacagggacttataagtccatgttgcaCCTAACCCTTGTTTCAACGAACGggacggggcggcgacggggcgacggAACGAATGGGACGGGGCGGCGAACCGAACCGACGgagcgagaggcggggcggcgaacCGAACCGACGgagcgagaggcggggcggcaacagggcgagaggcggggcggcgacggggcgataggtggggcggcgacggggcggcggcggcgattggaccgagaggcggggcggcgtgcTTGGACCGAGCCTGGAGCGACGCGGGTAGGTCCGGCCCGGGATAAGTCTCAATAAGCTCCTCCCTgagagtcttatttgataagtccCAAATCACCACAATAAGTCCCTTGTGAttggtttaggtgggacttatagggacttttttaagtccctaaaccaataagtccctggaaacaaacaccctcttAAAGAATCACACTCTCTTCAGATCCAAGTAGACAGTATCTTTTTAAGTTGCATATTTTGTTTTGAGGGGTGATCTGCGCTGGCGCGCCGGCCTAGattttcggccggccgcgcgcgggccgcatgatccaccaaccccgcgtcgtccgcaccgttggatcggcatgcaacattttccttcctatgcagcaaaatttcgatgtcatgcagcaatttttttaacggttgcaacaaaaaacaaaatttgtagaaaaaaaatatctatgtgatcgtagcaaaaaaacgaagctaatggtacgtggtagcaaaagtcaaacgccggttgtaacaaaaatttacgtgacgtgtatgcaactttttagtgaacggttgcagcaaaacatgatgccggttgtagcaaaaattaacacggttgtagcaaaaagtaaaaaacatcgattgtaacaaaaaatccgacgaactagagttgcaaccaaacgtatatgcagcttttttactgagacaaaatatagtaaaaaacgcttgcagcaaaaatgacgcaggttgcaacatatttagacgaaaaatgttgcatccattgaccGGAGAAGCACGCGGATGGcaaaaaatgttgcaagggcccGCGCGTGCCAGGGGCGAACGACGCGTCGGTTCGGCGGGCGCGCGGGTGGGCAAtgattcctttttttcctttgtcaCCCCAAGTAATAATAACATGTAAAAGAGGGCAGGTAAACGAAAACCCTACTAGGATTTTTCCtttgcttagagcatctccaagagCATACCATATTTTGGGTAGTCAAAACCATCATGGGTAGAGGAGAGAGAATGTTTGGGTATCCAAAAGAAATTCTGCTTTTCAAGCTTACCCATATTTGGATACCCAAAAACTGGTTTCATTGTTTTGATCATTTCCTTCTCTCTACTTCTCTCCAACATTTATCATACACCAACACAATATAATCCGAATTTAATAGAAATCATACACAAGATAATTCAAACAATTGCACACTCATTCAAATCCATCATAGAAGTTCATCACTATCCATAAAACCGGTAGCAAAATGCATCACCAATCACAAAGTGCATCATCAACATAAGATAAAAGTTCATCGGTGCATAGAACAACACCACAATTCTCATACAGCATCATTGCCACCACcatagccgccgccacctccaccattgccgccaccacctccacctccaccattgccgccaccacctccaccaccaccatagccgccaccacctccaccaccatagccgccaccacctccaccaccatacCATCTTGACATCAAGATTTGGTCACGACAAAGCTCGTAGTAAGCACGACCCTTCTCATCTAAACCACTTGCatccatgaatatgatattttgttcttgttcaatcctcttgaGCATCTCCTCATTGGACACCTTCCTCTCTTCGATTTCTGCAAGCTTCTCCTCGGCTGCCGCCCTCCTCTCCTCGTCCGccgccctcctctcctcggcggccaccttcctctcctcggcTTGCCTCCTCTCTTCAATCTCCTTGTTCTTTGCCTCCCTTCTTTCAGAGGCGAGCTCCCTTCTCACCGCCATCATGTTCTCCAAGGACTCCTTGTACAAGTTCTCACCTCCCTTTGCCCGGTTGTCTTTTGCTTTCTTTCTTCCATCGGGCCTCTTTCTATTGACCGAAGAAAGCGGAGTGGGGCTACTTGAGCCTTCATCATCGGTGTCAACCACCAAACCCTCTCCAAATCGAGGTAGAAGGGGCTTTCCTCTTGTTTGGGATCTCATTGGAGGCACGGTTCTTCCACTTCTCATCGTTCTCAAGAATTCCCCAACAATGGTGTAAAGTGAAAGATTTACCGGGCTTGCCACCTTTCTTCTTTGGTTTGCCCATGAACAAATTTTGAGCAATGTTGGTATACACAAAAAAGAATCAAGTTAGCAAAAAAGAAACCAATATGAGAACAAAATAAACCAAGTTGAGGACATGCATACCTTGTCTATTGCACTAGTCCCACTTGGGTTGAGACGATCCACTTGAGCTAAGCAACCCGACCACTTGGAGCAATCggtgttgatggtttgaaaacgaTGTTGGAGTGAAATTTGGCTTCTTATTAACTTGGAGTGTTTTTCAAAGTGATCATGGATACGCTCCCAATAGGTGTTGGTTGATTGTTCATTCCCGGTGATGGGATCAATGCCAACCGACCTCCATGCATGGCATAAAGCCTCATCTTCCTTTTGTCTGAAATTTGCTCCTCGCACCACCCTACGTGGAGTTGGTTCATCCAAAAAACCTTCACCATCGATTGTAGGTTCATCCACAAAACCTTCTCCACCATCTTGAGATGCAACATCATCATGGGCAAATTCTTGTGATGGCATGTCTCCACAAGTAAACTTGAGAAAATCCTCATCGTCCATGCTATATACAATAAACCATACATAGGCAACATTACCACTAATTCATACTACAAATGAATTGCATTTGACTACAAATCAAACATACaacaaacaagaatttaaaaacaaaaaaagcaaTGCAATTACCTTGCGGGCATTTGGTCGAGCACCATGAGGGCAGTACCCGTGGTGGCCGTCGGCGGCGCCGGCACGGGCACAATCGACGGTGATTGAGCCGCCTGAGGTGCGGGAGGGCATGGCGACGACGCCGGCACGGTCGCAGATGGCGGCAGAGGCGCCGCCACGGCCTTCTTGGCCACCTTCTTCTTCGCCGCGAGCGCCGGGTGCCGGGGAGGCCGCTTTGCCGTGCCCttcttctgttggaaatatgccctagaggcaataataaattagttattattatatttctttgttcatgataaccgtttattatccaaactataattgtattgattggaaacacagtgcatgtgtgc harbors:
- the LOC123408702 gene encoding uncharacterized protein LOC123408702; protein product: MPSGGRRLPPWTSPRGVAEAVPQRWSPSPAGAAGSGNHVSPPMSAGCCSYHVTLPVSSGGCSRPPRAPKAVDSPYLRAKQAQLIEKDPNKAVPLFWAAINSGERIESALKDMATVLKQANRAEEAIEAIRSFRDRCPNEAQESLDNILLDLYKKCGRTKEQIEMLTVKLRMVDEDLASGRWKAKLSKSHGRVVYLYLRDEKARLLGNLAWAYMQSENYEEAEMLYRQALAMEADYNKECNLGICLMKMGKVAEAKYLLQPIPYNCNDENHVKSFARATEMLRELESQALPSPVTQMKSKDSQILLAADVESLEYPHPQIFSSSSAQLNYEELQASVLVDTEKSEDCNSQALPSPITQLMRKGPQIMVATDGEKNGQNLQEYHDLSRLFNDAATPQSQLEKLRKRLVRKDRPNISTQNHVQTPSSAECLPNTNGIIDASENPVQEGKCLVDGDRKMWSDIVEEDEQQLGRDCKNTTSHGGSSKDASEQRNKTSSSSQGGSSSLKTPVASVRLQSSSAGSWRRNDSRISADENVNRNFVRTAPAWKQQKVHDHSNQVCQMLNRMHLNEKAQGTKQTPWRSSTAQRSLFHGHVPFGDNGHSQGANHTEAASRWPKNAGSTRPWRPQNRLRVFQEITNEMKQNVA